Genomic window (Deltaproteobacteria bacterium):
CGGGGGCGGTGGTTTCGGTGGAGGCGGCGCCAGTGGCCGCTGGTAGGAAACAGTCGTGAACGAACTGCTCGACATGATGGTTCAGACAGACCGCCCGACAGCAGCCGGGATCATTCTGCTCGCGGCACTGCTTGTCCAGCCGGTCTGGTTCGCCGCTGAAAGGCTCCGTGACCGGCCCCTGTGGCAGCGGCTCGGCATGGGAATCGCCATCGCCGGTACAGCCGCAGGTCTGATCTGGATTCCCGGAGCCGGGTTCTATTCACTCGGACCGCTCATGGCGCTGAACCTTTACCTCTGGCTCAGGCACCGCCGCTACGAAAAGGAATCCCGGGCCATCGAGGAGGAAATCGAGAAGGGGTTCCTGAGCCGGTCCGGCCGCGAGGACATCGAGGCGATGATCCGGGATGTGGAAAAGGCCTCCAGCGCCGAACTGCGCGTGCTGGTGGAACTGGATCATGAAGGCGATCCGGCAGAACGCGCCCGCGATCTCTACCACCGGCTTGGAATGGACCGGACCCGCGACGGGACCGGTGTCCTGTTCTATTTCGAGGTCCGCCAGCGGCGGTTCGCCATCTGGGGATCGCTGCCGGACTCACTGGCCGCCCGTGCCGTGCAGCTCGGTGAGGAGGCATTCCGTCAGGAACGGTTTGCCGACGGGATCGTTTCCATGATCGGCGAACTGCTGGACCATCTGGCGAAACAGTTTCCACCGCGGGCGGACAATTTCAACGAACTGCCGGACCATGTGATCGTGATACGCTAGGCTTGCTTGCCCTTGTGCGTGCGGGCGATGGCCCCTGCGTAGCGTGCCTCCAGATCCTTCTTCCCCGGCTTGAATATCCAGATCAGCGCCTGATGCATGCTGAGGTCTCCGATCAGGGAACCGATGATCGTCGAAACCGTGAGTATCCCGAAATGATAAACCGGGATGAGGTCCGAGATGAGAAGGACTGAAAATCCGCCGATGAGAATTGCCGACGAATAGAGGAACGCCTTGCCACGGGTGTTGGTCGTGTAGTCGATCGCCTCTTCGTAGGTATGGCCGTCCTCCATCGACTGGTTGAAGCCGATCAGATAGTGGATCGTGTTATCCACGAGCCCGATCGCGATGGACGGCGACATGCAGGTGGCAAGGTCCAGCGGAATCCCCAGTGCACCCATGACCCCGAAGGTGAACATGACCGGAAGGATATTCGGGATGAACGCCACAACCGCCCGTGAAAAGCTCCGGAGCACGATCCAGAACTGGAGCAGCATGAACAGGGCCGACACGGACAGGGAATTGATCTGCGACGAAGTCACCTTGTCGATCATGTTCGACATGAGCCGGACGACACCCGACACCTTCCCCACGAAGTCGGGCTTGAGCTGGTCATTGATGTAGATTTCGGTGGCGCGGATCAGGTCGGTCAGTTCGTTCGATGTCAGCGCCTTTACCCGGGAGGTGATCCTGCCGGCCGAGCCGTCGGACGCGATGAAGCGCGTCAGCAGGGGCTCCCGCCTCCGGGCGTGCGGCATCAGGCGGAGCACGCCGTCTACCTCTTCTTCCCGGGTCGGCAGCGTCCGGCCGCCGCCAAACAGGGCCCGTTTGCCTTCAGCCATGATGTCGGATGGCCCCAGCACGCCCGTGATCTCCTCGCGGCGATCAAGGAAGTTGGCGATCTTGTCCATCTCCCAGTAGTGCGTGACCTTGTTCAGCCGGCCCCCGGGTTCCCTGGATTCGATAAACACCTCGAACGGCATGGTGCCGCCCAGGTTTTCCTCGAAAAACCGGTAGTTGCGCGTGAACTCGGTACGCTCGGCGAAGAACTTGATCGGGTTTGTTTCCACCGTGATCCAGGTGGCGCCCCACAGCGAAACGCCGAGGAACACGAACGAGGCGATGACAACCGGCCAGGGACGGGTCCGGTTCAGCCTGGAGACCGACCGGAGGAACCGGTCCACCCACCCGCTCTCGACGCTCGCCCGGACTTCAGGGCGCGGGGGCCGGGTGAGCAGCAGCAGGACCGGCGTCAGCGTGATGGCCGAGAAGAATGCGGCCAAGATGGCGACTGCCGTCAGGATGCCGGTCTGGACCACCGGCAGCACGTCGGCGGTCGCCAGCGCCAGGAAGCCGATGGATGTCGTGAGGCTGGAGAAGAAGCAGGGGCGAATCATCCGGCCCATCGTGACGATGACGGCCTCCTCCTTGTCCGGGTGCTCTTCAAGGGTGTGGTAGTAGTGCGTTACGATATGCACGGCATCGTTGACGCCGATGACGAGAATCACCGGGATGACAATCGAGCTGGCGATCGTGAGCGGCGCACCCGCTGCGGCAAAGAGGCCGAGCAGCCAGATGCTCGATACGATCATGGTCAGCGCCGGGATCAGCACGCCGATGAGATTCCGGAATGTCAGCATCAGCACGATTACCGTGAACGCCAGCACTATCGGCGTCAGCAGCACCATGTCCCGCAGGACGGACCGGTACAGCTCCGACGCATAAACAGGCGTCCCGGCCAGCCGCACAAGTCCCGGTGCCTCTCCGGCAGCATCGCGGGCCTGCTCCATGAGCCTGGTGATTTCCAGCCGGTGACTGGGGTTGTCCGGATCGCCCTCAATCACAACGTAAACGAAGGCGGTCTTCAGGTCCGGCGAAACCAGGAGATTCCGGTAGACGTTCGTGCCATTCAGCTTGGCCAGCACATAGCGCCGGTCGGCCTCGGAAAGCTGCGTCTTCTTGACGATCGGTTCGCCCATTTTCGGGATCGAACCGGACAGGTCGATCGAATCGAGATCGGTCGCCGTCGCCGCCGAGATTGCGGCTATGACACCGGGCTTTCTCCGTATCTCGCTCACGAGGCGGGTGATGTATTCGAGCGACGGCTGGCCGAGCGCATCACCATCGGTATGCGAGAAGATGACGAATTCATCAGTGCCAAACTTCTTCTGGAGCGCCTGGTAGGCCTGGAGGTCAGGATCACTCTGGAGGAAAAAATACTCCAGTTCCGTCACGATCCGGAGCCGCGACACCGCCACGCTCAGGCAGGCAGCCGTAATGGCGATCTGGATCGCCAGCACCCAGGTCCGCTTGCCAAGGAACCAGCGCGCCATGCGCTCATACACATTCCGGTCGGTCACAGGGAAACAGCCTCCACCGGCGCCCGGATTCATCGGGCGCGGAAACCCCCTGAAAATCAGGTGTTCTGCTGTTTTTCACAGGTGGAAGCGGAAGGCAACAGCCTTCCGGTAACGTCCAGAGTACCGGACGTGAATGGATGTTAACGGTAACATGCGGGAGCTTCCGGGGCCGCCACGGTTTCCAGGGAAGCCTCCAGCGGGCGTATCCCTCTTGCCCTTCCCTGCCGGAGCCCATACGGTTGGCTCCGCCGGAATGGCTGCGGCAGGCCGCAGCCATTCCGGATATCTGTCGATAACGCTTACGATAAGGAAGAAGAGGAACGGTTCCATGAATCTGCTCAAGGGAAAAACAGTGGCAATTACAGGTGCAGGCGGCGGTATCGGACGCGCCCATGCGCTACTGGCGGCCAAGGAAGGCGCGCAGGTGGTCGTGAACGATCTGGGCGGTTCACGCGATGGCACCGGTTCGGGGACGACGATGGCCGAAAAGGTGTGCGAGGAAATCCGGGCCATGGGAGGCAAGGCGGCGGCCAACTATGGAAACGTCGCCACGGCCGAGGGGGCCAACTCCATCGTTGAGACGGCGGTCAAGGAGTTCGGCAAGCTGGACGCCATGATCTGCAATGCAGGCATCCTGCGTGACAAGTCCTTCAAGAACATGAACGACGAGCTGTGGGATCCGGTGATGGCGGTCCACCTGAAGGGCACCTACTACTGCGCCAAGGCGGCGTGGATGCACTTCCTCGACAAGCAGATCAAGGGACGGCTCGTGTTCACCAGTTCCACTTCGGGACTTTTTGGCAACTTCGGCCAGACGAACTACGGCGCGGCCAAGGCCGGAATCTGGGGGCTGATGAACTGCCTGTGGCGCGAAGGCGAAAAGGCGGGAATTACCGTCAATGCCATCTGCCCGGTGGCACTCACCCGCCTCACCGAGGATCTGGCCGGTTTCAAGGGCGATAGCGCCCCCATGGCCGAACTGAAACCCGAGCACATATCGCCAACCGTCATCTGGCTCTGTTCCGACCAGGCGGCAGGCGTCAGCGGCCGGACGTTCCTTGTGAAAGGCGCCGAGGTGGAACTCCTGACGCTGATCCGTGAACCCGGAGCCAAGACCAGCAGCAAGGATCCGTGGGATCCTTCCGAACTGGGACCGCGCCTTGCCGACGCGGTCAGGAAATCGCAGTTCAAGGCGAGCTGGTCATCCTGATCCAGCCCTTCTTGCCCCAGTTCCCGTTCCGGCGCTACGAAGTACGGATGCAACGCTTCCGCCACTTCGTAGCGCCGGTCCTGCTTCTTCTGGCCGCCTGCGCCGCCAAGCCGGAAAGTCCGCCTGCGGGCCCTGCCCCCCAATCCGGGGCTATTCCGGAAATTCATGACGAAACCGAACAGCCTGTCCCGGTGACAGTCTTGCCAGTGGAACCGGAATCCGCCGCACGGCATGGAGCGGTCACCATTGCCGCCGCCGGAGACGTGACGCTTGGAAACCATTTCAAGGTATTTGACCCGGAACTGAAGCAGAAGCGCGGGCTCACCGGCGACGATATCCTCGACTACCCGTTCCTGCATGTTCGCAAGTGGTTCAGGGAGGCTGATATCGCCATCGTGAACTACGAGGGCACATTCACCACCTCCACCGAGAAAACGGTCAAGAACTTCACCTTCAAGGCAGATCCGCACGAAGTGGACAAGCTGAAACGTGCCGGAATCGATGTGGTGTCTCTGGCCAACAATCACGCCTCCGACTTCGGGGAAACCGGCCTCAGGGATACGGCCCGGACGCTCGACCAAGCCGGTATTCTCCACTTCGGAGCGGGGGAAAACCTCGCCGCCGCCCGCCGCCCGGCACGGCTGGAAGCGAACGGGCTTGGTGTCTGCTTTACCGGTTACCTTTATCTGGGGCTCCACTCCATCGAGCCGGACGTGGTCTGGGCGGGAGAGGCCAAATCCGGTGTTGCCGGCGTGCCGAGCTACGAGGGCAACGAGGCAGACATGGCGGCGATGCTCACCGAAGACCTCGCCGCCATGGGTAACCGCAGGGATTGCGACTTCCGGGTGGTGTTTTTCCACTGGGGACGCGAGGGAACCCACGAACTGATGCCCTACCAGCGGGAACTGGCGACAATTGCGGTCCAGCACGGGGCCGATGCCGTGCTGGGCGCACACCCCCATGTCCTGCAGGCGGTGGAATACCTGGAGGGCCCTGCGGGACTGGTGCCCGTTATCTATTCGATGGGGAACTTCGTTTTCGCCGGGAACTGGAACCCGAAACGGAAGGATTCCGTGATCGCGCTTCTCCTTCTGGAAATCACCCCGGAGGGCCGCCGCCGGACGATGGAGTTCGTCCCGGTCTACTCCGACCGGTACCCCGAGTTTCCCTTCCAGCCCTGGCCGCAGGCCCCCGAAAAGGCCGAAAAAACTGTCCAGCGGATGCTTTGCTGGGCCCAGGCCGCCACGGTGGAGGAGTGCGAATAGGTATCCCTCTTGCCTCTTGCCAGGGGCGGCGGGTATCCGTTAGGTAACGTCCGCGCCGGAAACCGGCGTCAAAACGGCCCAAGAGGTTTGCCCCGGATGGCCCACTTCATCACCGACAAATGCACCGGCTGCACCATGTGCATTCGCGTCTGCCCGACCGGGGCCATTACCGGCGACAAGCGGGACATCCACCTCATCGATCCGGACCTGTGCATCGACTGCTCGACTTGCGGGATTTACTGCCCCTATGACGCCATCGAGGACGGTCTTGGCGTGATTGTCCCGAAGATCAAGCCCAAGGATATCCCCAAGGCCTATGTGGTCGACGAACTGTGCTCGGGATGTGTTTTCTGCGTGGACGCCTGCCCCTTCGACTGCATCGAAATGGTGGACAAGCAGGTTCCGGGCGAGGCCGGCAACTTCAAGATTGCCTGGGTTGACCAGAAGAAATGTGTTTCCTGCAAACTTTGCGCGCAGGTCTGCATCAAGGACGCGATCCGCGTCGAGCGCCCTACTGTCTTCCAGAACGAGAGCTACCAGGGGTTCCAGCGCCCCGAGGAGCACATGATCTCCCTGAAGAAAATGATGCAGGTTCCTGGCACTGCCGCCTGAGCGTACCGCTTCCCGCTGACCAGCCCGACCTGTGATCTACTGCCGCTGTACTGACGGCTTTGTCCGCTTGCGCCCCGGTTTCGCCTTCTTGCTGCCGAAATCACGGCGGAGCCGCTCATGCTCGGCGACGGCGGCGTCAGCCAGCGGGCCGGAATCGGCGAAATAGACATTTTCGTCGTTCAGCTCGTTCGCCGGCCGCGTGTAGTTGAAGCTTCCCGTGGCGAGCCGGCGGCCGTCAACGACCAGAAACTTGTGATGCAGTTTGCCCGGTGGCGGACTCCGGAGCACCTCGCATCCGGCCTCCTCAATCCGCTCATCGGGGCTCCACGACTGGCCTGCCTGGCCCGCGTCAAACAGTCCGATGCACCGGACCCCTCTCCGGGCCGCCCGGATCACGGCATCGGTGAGAGCCGAGCTTTCCGAAAAGGTGAAGATCGCAAACCGCACTTCCTCAGTGGCACCGTCAACCATCGCCACCAGTTCACTCTCGGCGTCGGAGGCTGGGGTAAAGAGCACACGGTTGCGGCTTCCGCCCGAAAGCTCCACCCACCCGGGCAGCTTTGGTTGCCGTTTCACCCGGCGGCCAAAGGCTCCGCTCCATGCTTCCATGAACTTTGTCCGGTAGGCCCTGACGATCTGCGGTCCGGTGATGATGACCGCGTTGTTGAAGTTCACGCGCGCATCAGTCCTCGTGAAATTCATTGATCCGGTCCAGACCGCCTCGTTCTTCAGCCCGTAGTCACGCACCACGAACTTGTGATGGAAGATTGCCGGATTGTAGTCCGGCCGGATGTCTATCCCGGCACGCCAGAAGTCGGAGATGATCTGGCGGTTCACGTCCAGCGAATCGGGCAGCACTTCGGGGCCGATACCAGCGGTCACACCGGGCCTGCTTCCGCCCGTCTCCGGCAGGGGGGCTTTTGCCAGCAGGTAGTCCATTTCCACCACCACGCGAACCTTGAGCCGCCGCCGGTGGGTCGAAAGCCCCCGCACCCGGTCAATGAGTGCGCGGGCCAGTTCCGGGTGATCCCATTCCTGCACGAGGATATCGAGACTGCAGCAGGCGTCTGCGAGAAAGGCCGTCAGCTCGCTCTCCAGATCGTCCGGAGCCCCGCGGGATTTCGGTCCGGCGAGAAACCGGACCGTGCCATCTGCCGCATGGACAGCCGCCCCCGCCCCGTGCAAGGCTATGGCCAGCACGATGAACAGCCGGAAATCACAAAGGTTCTTACGCAGGCTCATGGTCCTCGCAGTATTGCTTACCGGTATGTCAGGACGTGACACACCGGTCCGGGCGGCCAGTGATCCGGTCCGGATCGAAACGGGCGTTCATCTCCTGTCGGTCGGGCCCATCGAACGCGATTCCTACTACGCCGACTACTATCTCTGGTTCCGGTGGGAAGGTGATCCACGTCTCAACTCCTTCGAGATTATCAACGGCATTTCGGCGGGCAACAACTTCCAGAGTGTACCAGTTGAAATCCGCACGACCAGCGATGGCTGGAACGTCGAGGTCTATCGCCTTTCGGGACTGTTCAAGCGGTATTCGGACTCGAGGAAGATCGTGCTCCAGATCGAGAACACGGTGAACGAGATCGACACGGTGGTCTATGCGGGGCATCCTCCGACACTGGAACCGACTGTCGGAGCGTCCGGATGGACGCTGACCCGGCCGTCGTGGATCGAGAAAATACATACTTATCCGACCGCCTTCGGCGATGGTCCCGGGCCGCCCACCGAATCAAGTTATTCGCGCCTTGAGCTGGACATCCGGCTCATACCCCGAATGGATGCTTTCCGTGGTCTGGGCCTCGTGGGCTCCATCCTCGCCTTCGTGCTCATCGCGCTTACGGGGCTTCCCCGGTTTGATGTATCGGCAGCGGACCTTTCAATCGGCGCCGGTGGCGTGTCGCTCCTGGTGGGGCTCTCCGGACTTGCCGGTTCGACGGGGGCCCTGTGGGCAGGGGTCGTGGGGCTGGCTGCCGCCGCCTGCGCCGGAGCTGCCCGCCGGTTCGGGGCGCGGGACGTACAGGCGCTCGTTCTTTATATCGGCTCGCTGGGCCTGGCCGCGTATGCGGTAGTGCTCGCCTCCCTCTTCTGACCGGACCTTCCCTTGCGAAGGCGGGTGCGGCTTGTCCCGGCCCGGCACACCGGCAGCAGCATGCAACTGGCGCAAGTCACGCGGTCCGGCTTGGCCGGACAGTCGCCCAAGATACCCAGCCGGCAGAGGGCGAAGTCGTAACGGAGCGGGTCATCTGGGTCCAGCAGCCTGAGCGAGGCAGTGGCCTCCTGGGCAGCCGCCCATCCGTTGGTCGCCCGGTCCGTAAGTCCCAGGTAGCGGACGATGCGTGAGAGGTGCGCGTCGAGCGGCAGCACAAGCTGGGACGGCTGGATAAAATCCCAGAGCCCGACGTCCAGCTCATCCCGCCGGACCATCCAGCGCAGAAAGAGGTTCATCCGCTTGCAGGCCGATCCGTCCGCTGGGTCGGAAAGCAGGAAACGGGCCGACGCCGGACCCGGCAGCAGCCCGTCCGCGTATACCGGCGTGCAGTCGCTCGCCAGCATGCTCCGCACCCAGCCGGACAGGGCCGGGCCGATGTCAGAGTCGCCGGTCTTATAGAACTGCCGGAAATGCTCACCAAGCCTCCCCCACCGGGCGAGCGAAAGCCCCGTCCAGTGCAGCAGCAACAGGACGTCATCCCCCGAATTGAACCGGTGGCGAAAGGGCGCCAGACGGCGACGGACTTCGTTCCGGTCGAAATCGCGCAGGAAGGCCGCAGGGGACGGGCCCAGAATCTCCAGCACCCGCTCGATTGAACCGAAAATCGTCCGGACATTGCCGTAGGCAAGAGCGGCCGACAGCAGCGCAACGGTTTCGCGGTCTTCTGGGAGCCGGTAACGGTGCACATACCGAAGCGGATCGGTTTCGAGGAAACCGGCATGGTGATACCGGATGAACAGCGGCTCCAGAAACGACTTGAGTTTCGCGGCACGGGCCGCTGTGAGACGGCTTCGGGGTGGATTTTCCAGGCCGGAGGCCATGACGAAAGGGCCGCCGCGCTATTGCGGTGCCCCGGCTGGTCCGGCCGGCTCGACCGGTATGGACGTTGCTTCCGGCAGGCGGCGGGCACCCTTGCGCTCCAGCTGGAAAATAACGGGAGTCTTGATTTCAGCCCGGTCCACCTCATCCACAACGATACCGCGGAAGGTGTCGTCCGTTCCCTTTTGCGAGTTCAGCACCGGCCGGTGAACGATAGCGCGAACGGTAGTGCGGCGGTGCTTGCCCTTCACATTGGTGAAAACCAGCCGGTCACCCACCGTCAGCGGCTGCTCCGGCATCAAACCGATAACAAGGACTCCCTTGTCGTCCAGGGTATAGGCATGGAGCCCTTCAAAAAACAGTTCGCCGTCACTCATGACTCGTGTTCCTGCCAGTTCGCCGGTATTCGCCCTCTTGCGGTTTCCATACTGCCTTCAGCCTGCCGGGAGGTCAACGCGCCGCCCTCCGGCAGACGACACGGACGGCATTTTCCCGGTGGCGGCGGGGTTCCAGCCTCACGACCGATTCGATTTTCCACTCCGGGGCCGATGCTGCCAGTTCGGCCCGTTCAGATGCCTCAAACGCCGGCCCCCGGATGAACAGGGCCCTGCCGTCAGGGCCCAGGAGCTCACCGGCGAGGTTCAGGACAAACGCCGGAGTACCCAGTGCCTGCGCCGTCAGGCGCGAGAACGAGCCGGGTTTGCCGAACAGTCCCTCCTTCACTGATTGCGGCGTAATCCGTATGGCGAACGCCCGGTAGTTGTCCAGCCCCAGAAGGCGGGCGGCATGCTCCTGGAAGGTGACCTTTTTCTGGCGGGCTTCGATACTGATGACACGGACGGAGGGGATCGCCCAGGCGATGACGAGCCCCGGGAACCCGGCCCCCGATCCCACATCGGCCACCGTGGAGCCGGCCGGAATCTCCTGTGCAATATCGAGTGCGTCCAGAACGAGGGCTTCGAGAATGGCCTCTTCATCCGGCAGGGCCGTGAGCCGTACCGTCCGGTTCCATTTCAGGAGTTCGCGGGCGAGATCCGCAAGCGGACCAGGCCCGGTGCGCGGTGAACCGGCGGCGGCCAGCCGCTCTGCAACGCGCCGGTTGAGCGCATCCATGCGCCCGCCACCTCAGGAGGCCGCGTCGGCTTCGTCCCCGCCGATCAGCTTGTCCACATCCATCTTGTAGTCGACGGTGGTTTCAGCCTTGATCTTGTCCAGAAGCTGCTGCTGGATTTCGTTCCGCATATGGCGGGTGATCTCCTCGCGAAGCTCCGACATCTGCGCTTCCTTCTGGGCAGGATCGGGATCCTGCCGGGACTTGAGGCGAATCAGCACGAGCTTGTCCTCCACCTCGAAGGGACCGGCCGTTTCACCGGGTGTCTTGAGATTGAATGCCGCCAGCTTTAGCGCGCCGGACTTTCCGATCTGGTTCACCACATCACGGCCGGAGGCACCAGCGGCCGAACCGGAATCGCTGCGCGAGAAGACACCCGTATCGCCCGAGGCCGCTCCCTTGAGAAGCCTGGCCGCACGCTCGGCCGATCCACCGGGCCCGCTCATTGCCTTCCGGGCCTTGTCGAGGTCCGCGGCGATCCGCTCCCGGGCAAGCTGCTTTTTCACCCGCTCGGTAATCTGTTCACGGACCTCTTCCAGCGGACTCGGTGCAGGCGGCATCACATCCTTGAGCTGATAAACAATGACCCGGTTGCCGATCCGGGCCATCCGGGGAGCATCTCCCGGCTTCAGTGTTCCAAAAATTGCCTCTTCGTCGTCCTGGCCCAGCCTTCCGATTCCGGCGAGTGCTTCGCCACGGGAGAACGGCGGCGAGACGATGATTTCGGGCGCGCCATCACCGCCCGTCGCGGGCAGGCCGCTGGACCGGACCTTGTCAAGAAAGGCGGCCGATTCGATATCCACCACTGCCTGCGCCCGCTGGTTGGCAAGCTTGCGCCGGATCGCATCCTTCTGGTCATCGAATGGCTTTCGCGCACCAGTAGCGAACTTCTCCGAGACGTGAATAAACCGGTATGCACCCATCGACTCGAAGATTTCCGATGTATCGCCGAGGGCAAGCGTCTTGGCCTTCCCGACGATATCCTTGTTGAAGTACTTGTCGCTGATGAGTCCCAGGTCACCGCCACGCTTGAGCAGCTTCTCGCGGCGGTCGGTGCTCACCTCATTGGCCACGGCGGCGAAATCCTCACCCCCACGGACACGGGCGAGAGCCTTTTCAATGATGTCCCCGGCCTTGGCCTTCTTCTCGTCCGCAGAAAGCTTCTTCAGCGCCTCGTCTTCGGGGTTGCCGAGGTCAAACCCGACGACCATTTCCCGCACCCGGAAGTTTTCCTCCGCGAACGTGAACTCCTCTGCATTCTGGTCATAGTAGGCGCGAATATCCGCATCGGAGATATTCTTCACGTTGTCGCGGTCACGGACTTCCTTGCTGGCCGGATTGAAGTCGGCATAACGGACCACCCGGCGCTCGGGCCGGAAAAACTCGACCTGGTTCTGGTTGTAATAATTGCGGATTTGCTCCTCGGTGGGCTTCATCGAGGAGGCCAGTTCAGCAATTCCGGTGCTGACGAACTCAAGCGCAATCTTGGTATTGCGGTCCAGCCATTCCTGCTCCACATGAGCCCGGCTCGGCCGGACTCCATCGTAGAAGAGATTCGTCAGCTTCTGCCGGATCAGATCCTCGCGCAGCTCATTCTCGAACTTTTCGGCCGTGGTCCGCCGCCGCTGCAGCCATTCCTGGTAGTTCTGGAGCCGGAATACGCCTTTCTCATCATGAAAAGCGGGGGTTTCGCGCACCATGCGCCTGATTTCCTCGTCGCTCACATTGAGTCCCAGCTCGCGGGCCCGGTCGAGCGCCCCATACCGGAATATCAGCCGGTCTATCGAGAAGCTCTTTACCTGGGGAAGGAAGTAGGACTTGAGCTGTTCCCACTGGTCGCCATACTGCTCCTGAAACCGGTATTCCATCTGGCGGTAGGCTTCGAGGAACTCCCTGACCGT
Coding sequences:
- a CDS encoding SurA N-terminal domain-containing protein, with amino-acid sequence MAKQTVSQRFKSLGSKILLWLLAGSFFIGFMVVPNVGRSSREGAEQTFAVINGKHKITVREFLEAYRQMEYRFQEQYGDQWEQLKSYFLPQVKSFSIDRLIFRYGALDRARELGLNVSDEEIRRMVRETPAFHDEKGVFRLQNYQEWLQRRRTTAEKFENELREDLIRQKLTNLFYDGVRPSRAHVEQEWLDRNTKIALEFVSTGIAELASSMKPTEEQIRNYYNQNQVEFFRPERRVVRYADFNPASKEVRDRDNVKNISDADIRAYYDQNAEEFTFAEENFRVREMVVGFDLGNPEDEALKKLSADEKKAKAGDIIEKALARVRGGEDFAAVANEVSTDRREKLLKRGGDLGLISDKYFNKDIVGKAKTLALGDTSEIFESMGAYRFIHVSEKFATGARKPFDDQKDAIRRKLANQRAQAVVDIESAAFLDKVRSSGLPATGGDGAPEIIVSPPFSRGEALAGIGRLGQDDEEAIFGTLKPGDAPRMARIGNRVIVYQLKDVMPPAPSPLEEVREQITERVKKQLARERIAADLDKARKAMSGPGGSAERAARLLKGAASGDTGVFSRSDSGSAAGASGRDVVNQIGKSGALKLAAFNLKTPGETAGPFEVEDKLVLIRLKSRQDPDPAQKEAQMSELREEITRHMRNEIQQQLLDKIKAETTVDYKMDVDKLIGGDEADAAS
- a CDS encoding CapA family protein, whose protein sequence is MQRFRHFVAPVLLLLAACAAKPESPPAGPAPQSGAIPEIHDETEQPVPVTVLPVEPESAARHGAVTIAAAGDVTLGNHFKVFDPELKQKRGLTGDDILDYPFLHVRKWFREADIAIVNYEGTFTTSTEKTVKNFTFKADPHEVDKLKRAGIDVVSLANNHASDFGETGLRDTARTLDQAGILHFGAGENLAAARRPARLEANGLGVCFTGYLYLGLHSIEPDVVWAGEAKSGVAGVPSYEGNEADMAAMLTEDLAAMGNRRDCDFRVVFFHWGREGTHELMPYQRELATIAVQHGADAVLGAHPHVLQAVEYLEGPAGLVPVIYSMGNFVFAGNWNPKRKDSVIALLLLEITPEGRRRTMEFVPVYSDRYPEFPFQPWPQAPEKAEKTVQRMLCWAQAATVEECE
- a CDS encoding SDR family NAD(P)-dependent oxidoreductase; this translates as MNLLKGKTVAITGAGGGIGRAHALLAAKEGAQVVVNDLGGSRDGTGSGTTMAEKVCEEIRAMGGKAAANYGNVATAEGANSIVETAVKEFGKLDAMICNAGILRDKSFKNMNDELWDPVMAVHLKGTYYCAKAAWMHFLDKQIKGRLVFTSSTSGLFGNFGQTNYGAAKAGIWGLMNCLWREGEKAGITVNAICPVALTRLTEDLAGFKGDSAPMAELKPEHISPTVIWLCSDQAAGVSGRTFLVKGAEVELLTLIREPGAKTSSKDPWDPSELGPRLADAVRKSQFKASWSS
- a CDS encoding TPM domain-containing protein, giving the protein MNELLDMMVQTDRPTAAGIILLAALLVQPVWFAAERLRDRPLWQRLGMGIAIAGTAAGLIWIPGAGFYSLGPLMALNLYLWLRHRRYEKESRAIEEEIEKGFLSRSGREDIEAMIRDVEKASSAELRVLVELDHEGDPAERARDLYHRLGMDRTRDGTGVLFYFEVRQRRFAIWGSLPDSLAARAVQLGEEAFRQERFADGIVSMIGELLDHLAKQFPPRADNFNELPDHVIVIR
- a CDS encoding 4Fe-4S binding protein; translation: MAHFITDKCTGCTMCIRVCPTGAITGDKRDIHLIDPDLCIDCSTCGIYCPYDAIEDGLGVIVPKIKPKDIPKAYVVDELCSGCVFCVDACPFDCIEMVDKQVPGEAGNFKIAWVDQKKCVSCKLCAQVCIKDAIRVERPTVFQNESYQGFQRPEEHMISLKKMMQVPGTAA
- a CDS encoding class I SAM-dependent methyltransferase, translating into MDALNRRVAERLAAAGSPRTGPGPLADLARELLKWNRTVRLTALPDEEAILEALVLDALDIAQEIPAGSTVADVGSGAGFPGLVIAWAIPSVRVISIEARQKKVTFQEHAARLLGLDNYRAFAIRITPQSVKEGLFGKPGSFSRLTAQALGTPAFVLNLAGELLGPDGRALFIRGPAFEASERAELAASAPEWKIESVVRLEPRRHRENAVRVVCRRAAR
- a CDS encoding MMPL family transporter — protein: MTDRNVYERMARWFLGKRTWVLAIQIAITAACLSVAVSRLRIVTELEYFFLQSDPDLQAYQALQKKFGTDEFVIFSHTDGDALGQPSLEYITRLVSEIRRKPGVIAAISAATATDLDSIDLSGSIPKMGEPIVKKTQLSEADRRYVLAKLNGTNVYRNLLVSPDLKTAFVYVVIEGDPDNPSHRLEITRLMEQARDAAGEAPGLVRLAGTPVYASELYRSVLRDMVLLTPIVLAFTVIVLMLTFRNLIGVLIPALTMIVSSIWLLGLFAAAGAPLTIASSIVIPVILVIGVNDAVHIVTHYYHTLEEHPDKEEAVIVTMGRMIRPCFFSSLTTSIGFLALATADVLPVVQTGILTAVAILAAFFSAITLTPVLLLLTRPPRPEVRASVESGWVDRFLRSVSRLNRTRPWPVVIASFVFLGVSLWGATWITVETNPIKFFAERTEFTRNYRFFEENLGGTMPFEVFIESREPGGRLNKVTHYWEMDKIANFLDRREEITGVLGPSDIMAEGKRALFGGGRTLPTREEEVDGVLRLMPHARRREPLLTRFIASDGSAGRITSRVKALTSNELTDLIRATEIYINDQLKPDFVGKVSGVVRLMSNMIDKVTSSQINSLSVSALFMLLQFWIVLRSFSRAVVAFIPNILPVMFTFGVMGALGIPLDLATCMSPSIAIGLVDNTIHYLIGFNQSMEDGHTYEEAIDYTTNTRGKAFLYSSAILIGGFSVLLISDLIPVYHFGILTVSTIIGSLIGDLSMHQALIWIFKPGKKDLEARYAGAIARTHKGKQA
- a CDS encoding TIGR02757 family protein, whose protein sequence is MASGLENPPRSRLTAARAAKLKSFLEPLFIRYHHAGFLETDPLRYVHRYRLPEDRETVALLSAALAYGNVRTIFGSIERVLEILGPSPAAFLRDFDRNEVRRRLAPFRHRFNSGDDVLLLLHWTGLSLARWGRLGEHFRQFYKTGDSDIGPALSGWVRSMLASDCTPVYADGLLPGPASARFLLSDPADGSACKRMNLFLRWMVRRDELDVGLWDFIQPSQLVLPLDAHLSRIVRYLGLTDRATNGWAAAQEATASLRLLDPDDPLRYDFALCRLGILGDCPAKPDRVTCASCMLLPVCRAGTSRTRLRKGRSGQKREASTTAYAARPSEPI